A region from the Ciconia boyciana chromosome 1, ASM3463844v1, whole genome shotgun sequence genome encodes:
- the LOC140646542 gene encoding interstitial collagenase-like: MKTKILPFLGLLYVACSCAFPVAPEKEKEDMQFAKKYLENFYDFKEEKNSLFKSKNLNLMADKIREMQSFFGLEVTGELNHKTLDMMKQPRCGIPDVRSYSTFPQSPRWKKEDVTYRILNYTPDMLQADVEEAIAKAFQLWSSVTPLRFTRVHSGQADIMISFAAGFHGDFYSFDGPGGTLAHAYPPSSGLGGDAHFDEDENWTKFTTYNGYNLFLVAAHELGHSLGLGHSNVFGALMYPIYMARDTRDYRLPQDDIDGIQALYGPPRESSALPTEAFVPQETTEMTPTEAPTETSPQEEPTETTPSKSPTRPEDCDPHLTFDAITTLRGEILFFKGSYVWRKSPYFSGIEHDTISSFWPSLAAGFDAAYEVDKKDRVIFFKDNQYWAVSGYSIDPGFPKPIQNLGFPTGVRKIDAAVHDQNTKKTYFFVGNKYWSFSENTQSMERGYPRKIASDFQGIGHTVDAALQKNGHFYFFHGSNQSEIDIKNKKLIRIMKSNSWFNC; this comes from the exons ATGAAGACAaaaatccttcctttccttGGGTTACTATATGTTGCATGCTCTTGTGCTTTCCCAGTGgctccagaaaaggaaaaagaagatatgCAATTTGCTAAG aaatatctggaaaatttttatgattttaaagaagagaaaaattctcTCTTTAAATCAAAGAACCTCAATCTCATGGCTGACAAAATCCGAGAAATGCAGTCATTCTTTGGGCTAGAGGTAACTGGGGAGCTGAATCATAAGACGCTGGACATGATGAAGCAGCCTAGATGTGGAATACCAGATGTCCGTTCATACAGCACCTTCCCACAGAGCCCTAGGTGGAAGAAAGAAGACGTGACATATCG GATTTTGAACTACACTCCAGACATGCTACAAGCTGATGTAGAGGAAGCAATTGCAAAAGCcttccagctctggagcagtGTCACCCCTTTGAGATTCACCAGGGTCCACAGTGGTCAAGCAGATATAATGATCTCCTTTGCAGCTGGAT ttcacgGTGACTTCTATTCCTTTGATGGCCCAGGAGGAACTCTGGCTCATGCCTATCCCCCCAGCAGTGGGCTAGGAGGAGATGCCCACTTTGATGAAGATGAAAACTGGACCAAATTTACCACCTATAATG gATACAACTTATTTCTCGTTGCTGCTCATGAGTTGGGCCACTCACTAGGTCTTGGTCATTCCAACGTCTTTGGTGCTTTGATGTATCCTATATATATGGCCAGGGATACGAGGGACTACAGGCTTCCTCAGGATGATATTGATGGCATTCAGGCCCTCTATG GACCCCCCAGAGAATCTTCTGCACTTCCAACAGAAGCTTTTGTGCCACAGGAAACAACTGAAATGACACCTACAGAAGCACCAACTGAAACGTCACCCCAGGAAGAACCAACAGAAACGACACCCTCCAAAAGCCCCACAAGACCAGAGGACTGTGACCCCCATTTGACTTTTGATGCTATCACTACTCTCCGTGGGGAAATACTGTTCTTCAAAGGCAG CTATGTCTGGCGCAAAAGTCCATATTTCTCAGGCATTGAACATGACACCATCTCCTCGTTCTGGCCATCACTGGCAGCTGGCTTTGATGCTGCTTATGAGGTTGACAAGAAGGATCGAgtgatattttttaaag ACAACCAGTACTGGGCTGTCAGTGGCTACAGTATAGACCCAGGCTTCCCCAAGCCTATTCAGAACCTGGGCTTCCCCACCGGTGTCAGGAAAATTGATGCAGCTGTTCATGATCAAAATACCAAGAAAACCTATTTCTTTGTAGGCAACAAGTACTGGAG TTTCAGTGAAAATACCCAATCAATGGAAAGGGGATATCCAAGAAAAATAGCATCTGACTTCCAAGGAATTGGCCATACAGTTGATGCTGCCCTTCAGAAAAATG GACATTTCTACTTTTTCCATGGATCAAACCAGTCTGAGATTGACATCAAGAACAAGAAACTCATCCGTATAATGAAGAGCAACAGCTGGTTTAATTGCTAG